The Pirellulales bacterium nucleotide sequence GTCCATTCTGTTGTGCCATGGCTGCTATCCTTTCCGAAATGAGAACTGCGTTTGTCGCGATTGATCCTTGCTGGAATGAACGGACTTCAACAGGGCCACAAAAAATGGACCTCCCAGGGCGTTCCCCACGGTGGTCCACAATAAAAAATGTCCGAAATCGGCGATCGTGACATCCGTATTCGCAAACACGCCGGCTAGCACCTCCGCGCTACCGAGCACGACGTGGTGCAATTGGGCCAGCCCGATGGCCGCGGTCACGAGCCAGACGATGACAATTTGGCTGATAGTGTCACGTCCGGCGGCCACGACCCAAGACAACAGCCCCATCAGCCAGCCTGCCAAGATGCCGCTACAAACGATGGCAATCGCCGGATGGTCGGTCATGCGATGGGCGATCGAACCCAACGTCTCGGCGTCAAAAGTGCCCAGCGCCGGACCAACGAAAGCCGCTGCGCAGGCGAAAGCTCCGGCTCCCAGAACGTTGGCCACAAAGATCACCGACCACAACCGAATCAGCGACGTGAACGAGGCCTGACCGCTGATGACCGGCATTACGGCCAGGCTGGTCTGCTCCGTAAAAAGCTCGGACCGTCCCAATACCACTAATACGAAGCCGAATGAATACATATTGGCCATCAGAAGCTGCACGACTGGCGCGGGAAGTTGCCCCGCGCACAGCTCATGGACAGTGGCCATCAGAAACAGGCTAAAGCCAATTTCAAGTCCAGCCGCGGCGCCGGAAAAGAAGAGTTGCGCGGTAGACCGATTCAGGGCATCGAGGGCTTCGTTCCGCTCGTCGCTGAGAATCTGGCTTGAGGCCTTGCGGGGTGCCTCCGCGGCCATACTACTCACGGCGTCGGTTTGCTGCGCAAGTTTCACCACAGGCGACCGTTAACTTTCTTGAGATGGCCCCGCCGTCAACAAATACGCGGTAATTGCTCTCCTGCCAACATCGTTACGACCCGTTCGCCGCCCACCACTGATTTCAAAGTCACCATGCCTGGATGATCGGCGATCACTTCGCCGATATCGGCGGCCTGCCTCCCCAGCGGATGCTCGCGCATCGCGGCCAGTACTCGCTCAGCATCCTCGGCCGCGACCACGGCAATCAGCTTTCCCTCGTTGGCAACGTACAGCGGATCAAGCCCGAGCATTTCGCATGCCCCACGCACTTCATTTCGCATGGGCAGTGCCGACTCGATCAGCCGCACTCCCACCTGCGAGGCCTGGGCCAGCTCGTTCAGCGTGCTGGAAACGCCACCCCGCGTCGGGTCGCGCATTGCGCGAATATTGGCCCCGGTCGTCAGCATGGCCTCGGTCAAGCCGCAAAGTGGAGCCGTATCGCTTTCCAGGCGCGTTTCGAATTCCAGCCCCTCGCGCACCGAAAGAATGGCGATGCCGTGATCGCCGATCGTGCCCGAAATCAGGATGTGATCCCCCGGCCGGGCATTATGGATCGACAGATTTCGATCCTCGGGCACGACGCCAATGCCAGAGGTCGTAATAAAGATCTGATCTCCTTTGCCACGATCGACGACCTTCGTATCCCCCGTGACGAGTTCGACCTGGGCCTCGAGGCACGCCTCGCGCATTGATGCCACGACGCGCTCGAGATCAGCAATCGGCAGTCCCTCCTCCAGGATGAAGGCGGCCGACAATACTTGCGGAATTGCCCCGCCTACGGCCAGATCATTCACGGTGCCATGCACGGCCAGCTTGCCAATGTCGCCACCAGGAAAGAACAGCGGCCGCACCACAAACGAGTCCGTCGTGAAGGCCACGCGTGGGCCGCGATGACCATTGGTGTGTGACGCCTGTGCATCACGCGAACGGCCATGACTCAAATGACTAGAACTCAAATAAAACGTCGCCTGATCCTCAAGAGCCGTTAAGATCCCGTTGTCCCACGCCGGCAAAAAGACGCGCTCAATCAGATCGGCGGTCATCTTGCCGCCGCTCCCATGCCCCAACAGCACACGCTCGTAATCGGTGCGCGGCACGGGGCACGACAGCGCAGAAATATCACCGTTCTCTAGACCCGACATGGCGACGGTTCCTGGCCCTGAATGGTGTAGACCGTTTCCGGTTGCCTCTCGCCGCGAAAACGTCCGTAGTGGTAATAGGCGGCACAGGCCCCCTCGGACGAAACCATTGTCGCCCCCAAGGGACTTTCGGGCGTACACGTCTTTCCGAATGCGGGACAGTCGTGCGGCTTAAGCAATCCCTGCAGAATCAGTCCGCTAACGCACTCTTTCGATTCCGCGACTTCCAGATGGTCGACCGCATAGCGTCGCTCGGCGTCGAACTCGGCATATGCCGGGGTCAGTCGGAAGCCGCTTTGGGGAATGCCGCCGATGCCGCGCCATTTACGGTCCGAGATCTCGAACACTTCGCGGATCAGTTCCACCGCCGGCAGATTGGCTTCGCGACGGACCGCCCGCGTGTACTGGTTTTCGACGCCGATGCGTCCCTCTTCCAGCATGCACACACAGCGATAAATGCCTTCCAGCAGATCGAGCGGCTCGAAGCCAGTGACCACGATCGGAATCTTGAACTCTTCGGCGATCGGCAGATACTCCTCGTAACCCATCACCGCGCAGACGTGCCCCGCGGCGAGGAAGCTCTGCACTCGATTGCGAGGGGACGAAAGAATCGCCGTCATCGCGGGCGGCACGAGCACGTGCGACACGAGCACGGCAAAGTTCTTGATGTTCCGCCTCTTCGCCTGATATACGGCCATGGAGTTCGCCGGAGCCGTGGTCTCGAAGCCGACGGCAAAGAACACCACGGTGCGATCAGGATTCCTTTCCGCGATCGTCAGACAATCGAGCGGTGAATAGACAATCCGCACGTCGCCACCAGTGGCTTTCACCGCGAATAAATCGCGATCGCTCCCGGGCACCCGTAGCATGTCGCCGAACGAGCAGAAAATCACCCCCGGCCGGGAGGCGATCTCGATCGCCTTGTCGATGATCTCCAAAGGCGTTACGCACACCGGGCAGCCCGGGCCATGCACCAACTCGATCTCGTGCGGCAGCAACTCGTCGATGCCATACTTCACGATGGTGTGCGTCTGGCCGCCGCAGACTTCCATGATCGTCCAGGGACGCGTGGTGACTTTCTTGATCGCGGTGCAGATCCGCTCGGCGGCGACCGGATCGCGATATTCGTCTTGGAATTTCATGGGTCCGTCTCCCTTATTGTCGGAGCGGGTTTGGCGAAATCGGAGGAGTCAGGCCCACTGTCGACTTCACCGTCGGATCGCAATTCACTCAACTCGTTCATCCGCTCGAGAAAGTTGAATACTTGCCGCGCTTCGTCTTCGTCGATCACCTGGAGCGAAAATCCGACGTGTACAATCACGTACTGCCCAGTGGTCGCCGCCGGTGTGTGGGCCAGACAGATGCGTTTTTGAATGCCGCTGAAGTCGACCTTGCCCATCGGCATGTCGTTTTCCTGATAGGTGTCGACTATTCTTCCGGGAATTCCCAGGCACATGAGGGCGGTTCCTCCAAGCGATCGAAAGTTTTCAGGGAGTATTAACCATTTCGAACGTGGAAAGACGAGTAGTTCCGGCCATGCGCCCTGGGGCGAGGGAGCCGACTGCGGACTCTGCCGGCGACGATTTCTGCTGCAATACCGCCGCGGCCACGGCCAATTGCCCCAGGCTCAGTCCCGCATCGTTGGTCGGCACTTGGGAATGCCGCAGCACGCGAAAGCCGTCAGCCGTTAGGCGCGCTTCACTCTCGGCGGCCAGTAGCGCGTTCGCAAACGCCCCGCCGCTGAGCGCGACGGTTCGAAGCCCACTGGCATCGCGCAGGCGTCCGCACATCGTGGCGATCATTTCGACCATGGTCGAGTGGAACCTGCGCGCGATCTGCGCTGTCGCGATACCACGCGCCACCTCTCGAGTGATCGCGCGAATCGTCGGGCGCAGGTCAAGTTCCATCGGCCACCCGGCCCCGTCGGCGGGCGGGGCGATCTCGAACGGATAACTTCCGTCGATCGGCACATCCGTGGCCAGCCATTCCAGTTCCATCGCGGCTTGCGCCTCGAAGGTTGTTTTGCCGCGCACGCCCAGCAAGGCGGCAATCGCGTCAAACAACCGACCGGCGCTCGAAGTCAGCGGGCAGTTGACCCTCCGGTCGATCATTTGCCGCAACGTTCGCACCGCGTCGCCGCTCGACCAGCAAGCCAGCGGCGCGAGATCACAATCGGCATCCAGTAAGTACGCCGCCGCCATGCGCCAGTTCTCGCGAGTGGCCGATTCGCCGCCAGCCAACGGCACGTATCGCAGGTGTGCGACCCGCTTGTAGTCGGCATAATCCGTAAGCAGGAACTCGCCGCCCCAAATCGCGCCGTCGCTTCCCCAGCCAGTCCCATCGAAGGCCACACCGATCACCGGCTCGCGGACATCATTCTCCGCCATGCAACTCGCCACGTGCGCGTGGTGGTGTTGTACACCGATACAGCGCAGTCCGTCACGCGCGCCCCGGTCGTGCGCATATCGCGTGGTGAGATAATCGGGATGCCGATCATGCACCAACGTTTGCGGACAAACATCGAACATCTGCTGGTAAAGGCCGACGTCGCGAACGAAGGCACGGTACGCCTCAAAATGATCCAGATCGCCCAGGTGATGGCTGACGATCGCCTGTGACCGCTGGGCCAACGCGAACGTCCCCTTCAACTGACCGCCGACCGCCAACATCGGCTGCGGGACGGGCATCGGCAGGCGGATCGGCTCGGGCGCGTACCCGCGCGACCTTCGAATGATTAGCTCTCGACGGCCGATCACGCGCGTTACGGAATCATCGCAACGGATATGGATTTCGCGATTGTGCGTCAGATAAAGATCGGCGATCTTCCCGAGTTGCTCGAACACCTCCGGCTCCTGATAGGCGATCGGCTCGTCGCTGCGATTTCCACTCGTCATGACCAGCGGCAGGTGGCCCGCCGCGCGCAGCAACAAATGATGCAACGGCGTGTAGGGCAGCATGACGCCGAGGTACGGATTGCCCGGGGCCAAGGAAGACGCGAGTTGATCGGTGCTGGCGATATCTTTTCGCCGGCGTAATAGCACGATGGGCGCCCGCGGCGACAAGAGCAGCCGCAGCTCTTCCGCCGAAATATGGCAATAACGCTGGGCGTGTTCCGCGCTACCCACCATCACGGCCAGCGGTTTATTGTCACGATGCTTGCGCGCCCGCAGCATCGCGACGGCCGTTTCACTCGTGGCATCGCAGGCCAGGTGATAACCCCCCAGCCCTTTGATGGCCGCGATCTCGCCTTTCCGGATCGCCGCGACCAGGTCGACGATGGCATCGGAAGCAGCCAGCCGTGCGCCGTGCGCGTCGCGCAATTGCAGTTGCGGTCCGCAATCGGGGCAGGCAATCGGCTGCGCATGAAAGCGACGATTGCCTGGATTGTCGTATTCCTGCTGGCACGCCGGACACAAGGGGAACGCGCTCATGGTCGTCCGCGCTCGATCGTAGGGCGCGGACCTGATAATCGTCAGTCGAGGACCGCAGTTCGTACAATTAAGAAATGGGTAGCGGTAGCGGCGGTCTCCAGCGTCGAATAATTCGGCCCGGCAGTCGTCGCACAGGGCCGCATCAGGCGTGATCACCGTCTCGCTTGTGTGGCGACATTCGCTCTCCGCAATGTGAAACTCCTGGTCGCCGCGACACGAGATGGCATGACAATGCCAGCGATCAATCCTCGCCAGGGAAGGTGCCTCGGTCAAAAGCGCCTGGCAGAACTGGTCGACGGCGGAGGATGCGCCCTCGATCTCGATTTGAACTTCGCCCGGCGTATTCCTTACGAACCCGTGCAAATCAAGCTGACGCGCGAGTTTCCACACAAAGGGACGAAAACCCACCCCTTGCACGACGCCGTAAATGCTGAATGCTCGGCGTTCCATCGACTGCGACTTCCGGTATGGGTCGGCCGCGGGACATGATCGCGCGAACGACGATCAAGCCCCAAGCCTATTGTCGCAATGGAAT carries:
- a CDS encoding formate/nitrite transporter family protein: MAAEAPRKASSQILSDERNEALDALNRSTAQLFFSGAAAGLEIGFSLFLMATVHELCAGQLPAPVVQLLMANMYSFGFVLVVLGRSELFTEQTSLAVMPVISGQASFTSLIRLWSVIFVANVLGAGAFACAAAFVGPALGTFDAETLGSIAHRMTDHPAIAIVCSGILAGWLMGLLSWVVAAGRDTISQIVIVWLVTAAIGLAQLHHVVLGSAEVLAGVFANTDVTIADFGHFLLWTTVGNALGGPFFVALLKSVHSSKDQSRQTQFSFRKG
- the hypE gene encoding hydrogenase expression/formation protein HypE: MSGLENGDISALSCPVPRTDYERVLLGHGSGGKMTADLIERVFLPAWDNGILTALEDQATFYLSSSHLSHGRSRDAQASHTNGHRGPRVAFTTDSFVVRPLFFPGGDIGKLAVHGTVNDLAVGGAIPQVLSAAFILEEGLPIADLERVVASMREACLEAQVELVTGDTKVVDRGKGDQIFITTSGIGVVPEDRNLSIHNARPGDHILISGTIGDHGIAILSVREGLEFETRLESDTAPLCGLTEAMLTTGANIRAMRDPTRGGVSSTLNELAQASQVGVRLIESALPMRNEVRGACEMLGLDPLYVANEGKLIAVVAAEDAERVLAAMREHPLGRQAADIGEVIADHPGMVTLKSVVGGERVVTMLAGEQLPRIC
- the hypD gene encoding hydrogenase formation protein HypD — encoded protein: MKFQDEYRDPVAAERICTAIKKVTTRPWTIMEVCGGQTHTIVKYGIDELLPHEIELVHGPGCPVCVTPLEIIDKAIEIASRPGVIFCSFGDMLRVPGSDRDLFAVKATGGDVRIVYSPLDCLTIAERNPDRTVVFFAVGFETTAPANSMAVYQAKRRNIKNFAVLVSHVLVPPAMTAILSSPRNRVQSFLAAGHVCAVMGYEEYLPIAEEFKIPIVVTGFEPLDLLEGIYRCVCMLEEGRIGVENQYTRAVRREANLPAVELIREVFEISDRKWRGIGGIPQSGFRLTPAYAEFDAERRYAVDHLEVAESKECVSGLILQGLLKPHDCPAFGKTCTPESPLGATMVSSEGACAAYYHYGRFRGERQPETVYTIQGQEPSPCRV
- a CDS encoding HypC/HybG/HupF family hydrogenase formation chaperone; this encodes MCLGIPGRIVDTYQENDMPMGKVDFSGIQKRICLAHTPAATTGQYVIVHVGFSLQVIDEDEARQVFNFLERMNELSELRSDGEVDSGPDSSDFAKPAPTIRETDP
- the hypF gene encoding carbamoyltransferase HypF, giving the protein MERRAFSIYGVVQGVGFRPFVWKLARQLDLHGFVRNTPGEVQIEIEGASSAVDQFCQALLTEAPSLARIDRWHCHAISCRGDQEFHIAESECRHTSETVITPDAALCDDCRAELFDAGDRRYRYPFLNCTNCGPRLTIIRSAPYDRARTTMSAFPLCPACQQEYDNPGNRRFHAQPIACPDCGPQLQLRDAHGARLAASDAIVDLVAAIRKGEIAAIKGLGGYHLACDATSETAVAMLRARKHRDNKPLAVMVGSAEHAQRYCHISAEELRLLLSPRAPIVLLRRRKDIASTDQLASSLAPGNPYLGVMLPYTPLHHLLLRAAGHLPLVMTSGNRSDEPIAYQEPEVFEQLGKIADLYLTHNREIHIRCDDSVTRVIGRRELIIRRSRGYAPEPIRLPMPVPQPMLAVGGQLKGTFALAQRSQAIVSHHLGDLDHFEAYRAFVRDVGLYQQMFDVCPQTLVHDRHPDYLTTRYAHDRGARDGLRCIGVQHHHAHVASCMAENDVREPVIGVAFDGTGWGSDGAIWGGEFLLTDYADYKRVAHLRYVPLAGGESATRENWRMAAAYLLDADCDLAPLACWSSGDAVRTLRQMIDRRVNCPLTSSAGRLFDAIAALLGVRGKTTFEAQAAMELEWLATDVPIDGSYPFEIAPPADGAGWPMELDLRPTIRAITREVARGIATAQIARRFHSTMVEMIATMCGRLRDASGLRTVALSGGAFANALLAAESEARLTADGFRVLRHSQVPTNDAGLSLGQLAVAAAVLQQKSSPAESAVGSLAPGRMAGTTRLSTFEMVNTP